A section of the Agromyces aurantiacus genome encodes:
- a CDS encoding SGNH/GDSL hydrolase family protein, whose product MSARSIRRSRIIGSTVAALVALVGVVGAAAPVAAEPPAPVARYVALGDSYAAGQGAAAPLDACLRSSAAYPVLLDAEPRTNLLRFAACSGADIADVAATQLSQVNRGTTLVTLTVGGNDLDVGAVFAVCAPDPDSLACATAVIEAQQLLASGTIGDDLASLLLAIADRAPRAHIVVTDYPVPFVNGLSTLTDTVNAATASLDAQIQAAAAAAGAAGADVEYRSLALAYLGHQVGDADPWLGADQDDPLTFLHPTAVGQGVYRDAILTALAN is encoded by the coding sequence ATGTCGGCACGTTCGATCCGAAGGAGCCGAATCATCGGCTCGACCGTCGCGGCCCTCGTCGCCCTCGTCGGCGTCGTCGGCGCCGCCGCTCCCGTCGCCGCGGAGCCTCCCGCGCCCGTCGCGCGGTACGTCGCGCTCGGCGACTCGTACGCCGCGGGGCAGGGCGCCGCGGCCCCCCTCGACGCGTGCCTGCGGAGCAGCGCCGCCTACCCGGTGCTGCTCGACGCCGAGCCGCGGACCAACCTGCTCCGGTTCGCCGCGTGCAGCGGCGCGGACATCGCGGACGTCGCCGCCACCCAGCTCTCCCAGGTCAACCGCGGCACGACCCTCGTGACGCTCACCGTCGGCGGCAACGACCTCGACGTCGGTGCCGTCTTCGCGGTCTGCGCGCCCGATCCGGACTCGCTCGCGTGTGCGACGGCCGTGATCGAGGCGCAGCAGCTCCTGGCCTCCGGCACCATCGGAGACGACCTCGCGTCGCTCCTGCTCGCGATCGCCGATCGCGCACCGCGGGCCCACATCGTCGTGACCGACTATCCGGTCCCGTTCGTGAACGGGCTGAGCACGCTGACCGACACGGTCAACGCCGCGACCGCCTCACTCGACGCGCAGATCCAGGCGGCCGCGGCGGCCGCGGGCGCGGCCGGTGCCGACGTGGAGTACCGGAGCCTCGCGCTCGCGTACCTCGGTCACCAGGTGGGCGATGCCGACCCGTGGCTCGGCGCCGACCAGGACGACCCGCTCACGTTCCTGCACCCGACCGCAGTGGGCCAGGGCGTGTACCGGGACGCCATCCTCACCGCACTCGCGAACTGA
- a CDS encoding Gfo/Idh/MocA family protein — protein MTDGLRWGILATGGIARLFTNDLTLNGFDVRAAGSRSLESAEAFVSDFDVPTAYGSYEELVADPGIDAVYVATPHPWHAANALLAIEAGKHVLIEKPFTLNEAEARRVADAARDRGVLALEAMWTRYLPHMERVREIAASGVLGEVRSLIADHTQKLPDDPTHRLNALELGGGALLDLGIYPVSFAWDLFGAPSTIQSTAVFRSTGADVEISVQFGYDDGRIASTFSSSDAAGPNRAVVLGTEARIEIDPVWYTPTSFRVVQPDGTVLEEFRSDVVGRGMHFQAAALERLVAEGRLDGGDVLSTEESVAIMGTLDRIRAEIGLRYPGEE, from the coding sequence ATGACCGACGGACTTCGCTGGGGCATCCTCGCCACGGGCGGCATCGCGCGCCTCTTCACCAACGACCTCACGCTCAACGGATTCGACGTGCGTGCCGCGGGCTCGCGCTCGCTCGAGTCCGCCGAGGCGTTCGTGAGCGACTTCGACGTCCCGACCGCCTACGGCAGCTACGAGGAGCTCGTCGCCGACCCCGGGATCGACGCCGTGTACGTCGCCACGCCGCATCCGTGGCACGCGGCGAACGCCCTCCTCGCGATCGAGGCCGGCAAGCACGTGCTGATCGAGAAGCCCTTCACGCTCAACGAGGCCGAGGCCAGGCGCGTGGCCGACGCCGCTCGCGATCGCGGCGTGCTCGCGCTCGAGGCGATGTGGACGCGGTACCTGCCGCACATGGAGCGCGTGCGCGAGATCGCGGCGTCGGGCGTGCTGGGCGAGGTGCGCTCGCTCATCGCCGACCACACGCAGAAGCTGCCCGACGACCCGACCCACCGCCTCAACGCGCTCGAGCTCGGCGGAGGCGCCCTCCTCGACCTCGGCATCTACCCGGTCTCGTTCGCGTGGGACCTGTTCGGGGCGCCGTCGACGATCCAGTCCACGGCGGTGTTCCGGTCCACCGGCGCCGACGTCGAGATCTCGGTGCAGTTCGGCTACGACGACGGGCGTATCGCGTCGACGTTCTCGTCGAGCGACGCGGCGGGGCCGAACCGCGCCGTGGTCCTCGGGACCGAGGCGCGCATCGAGATCGACCCGGTCTGGTACACCCCGACCTCGTTCCGGGTCGTGCAACCGGATGGCACGGTCCTCGAGGAGTTCCGCTCCGACGTGGTCGGCCGGGGCATGCACTTCCAGGCCGCGGCGCTCGAGCGTCTCGTGGCCGAGGGTCGCCTCGACGGCGGCGACGTGCTCTCCACCGAGGAGTCCGTCGCGATCATGGGCACGCTCGACCGGATCCGCGCGGAGATCGGCCTGCGCTACCCCGGCGAGGAGTGA
- a CDS encoding M20/M25/M40 family metallo-hydrolase codes for MIGTAAPGATSADEVVTLARRLIAIDATNPSLVPGGAGERELAIFVAAWLDERGFQVQLMGADPARPSVLARRGGRGDGAALLLAGHLDTVGGPGTGAGSAADGAAAVGEGGADEDRLVGRGAYDMAGGLAAAMVAAAFAPPGLAGDVVLAFAADEEFGSVGMEELLAAIDAEPQTARAARPDAAIVLEPTDLEVTLAHRGFAWFRVEYEGLAAHGSQPELGIDAIDRALEGMIALRGLAVELAARPRHPLLGAGGVRVATVEGGTDAATVADRCTLIVERRTLPGEEDPGAELARVLAASRPARIVPLVARAAMEADPDARIARAVLAAVERATGSPAVRRGDPWWTDAGLIADAGIPVVLVGPVGGGAHADEEWVSAASLRTLVEVVGSVIVDVCGRAAGPGAHPAVG; via the coding sequence GTGATCGGCACGGCCGCGCCCGGCGCCACCTCGGCCGACGAGGTCGTGACGCTCGCGCGCCGGCTGATCGCGATCGACGCCACCAACCCGTCGCTCGTGCCCGGCGGTGCGGGTGAGCGCGAGCTGGCGATATTCGTCGCGGCGTGGCTCGACGAGCGCGGCTTCCAGGTGCAGCTCATGGGCGCCGATCCCGCGCGGCCGAGCGTGCTGGCGCGCCGCGGAGGTCGTGGCGACGGCGCGGCCCTGCTGCTCGCCGGGCACCTCGACACGGTCGGCGGGCCGGGAACCGGGGCCGGATCGGCGGCGGACGGCGCGGCCGCGGTGGGCGAAGGGGGCGCCGACGAGGACCGCCTCGTCGGACGCGGCGCCTACGACATGGCGGGCGGTCTGGCCGCGGCGATGGTCGCGGCCGCATTCGCCCCGCCGGGCCTGGCGGGCGATGTCGTGCTCGCGTTCGCCGCCGACGAGGAGTTCGGCTCGGTCGGCATGGAGGAGCTGCTGGCCGCGATCGACGCCGAGCCGCAGACTGCGCGCGCGGCGCGGCCCGACGCCGCGATCGTGCTCGAGCCCACCGACCTCGAGGTCACGCTCGCCCACCGCGGATTCGCGTGGTTCCGCGTCGAGTACGAGGGGCTCGCGGCGCACGGCTCGCAACCCGAACTGGGCATCGACGCGATCGACCGGGCCCTCGAGGGCATGATCGCGCTGCGAGGCCTCGCCGTTGAGCTCGCTGCGCGCCCGCGCCACCCGCTGCTCGGCGCCGGAGGGGTGCGCGTCGCCACGGTCGAGGGCGGCACGGACGCCGCGACCGTCGCCGACCGGTGCACGCTCATCGTCGAGCGGCGCACGCTGCCGGGCGAGGAGGACCCGGGTGCCGAGCTGGCTCGCGTGCTCGCGGCGTCGCGACCCGCGCGCATCGTGCCGCTCGTCGCGCGAGCCGCGATGGAGGCCGATCCCGACGCGCGCATCGCCCGGGCGGTGCTCGCCGCGGTCGAACGCGCCACGGGTTCGCCCGCCGTGCGCCGCGGCGACCCGTGGTGGACCGACGCGGGGCTCATCGCCGACGCGGGCATCCCGGTGGTGCTCGTGGGCCCGGTGGGCGGCGGCGCCCACGCCGACGAGGAGTGGGTGTCGGCGGCCTCGCTGCGTACGCTCGTCGAGGTCGTCGGCTCGGTCATCGTCGACGTCTGCGGGCGCGCCGCCGGTCCCGGCGCGCACCCGGCCGTCGGCTGA
- a CDS encoding D-alanyl-D-alanine carboxypeptidase/D-alanyl-D-alanine-endopeptidase, which translates to MDDETDGAPGPGTPTPAAPADGDGDGAGSPTPPDRDQGEGRRPRGIRGLIARHRTLAAAAALVAVALAGGGAVALGTALSGPPSAAPAPLPTPTATPTPTPTPTPEAAPATTEPPARVRTCSVADLAADPRLANLQAQVMNAATGEVLFDRGGLTASRTASVMKVLTSAAALAVFAPDHRFVTTVVTGDEPGSVVLVGGGDVTLSRTPSGSETVYPGAAHLEDLARQVRAAWDADPANPPLTKLVLDASLFGGETWHASWDPAERELGYMPNITALMVDGDREDPYANTSARSTDPVARAGEAFAAELGGIASIELGTAPGGAAELGRVWSPTVAQLVEKSLIVSDNTAAEMLARQVAIESGTGNTFAAIDPAVRQALATYGIARGGIRVVDGSGLSPDNAVPPAYLTRLFAKVEARDGALGVILDGLPVAGQKGSLSYADRFAGDNAAADGAVLAKTGWITTGYTLAGIIHAQDGTTLTFAIYALGDVTDAAKQAIDTLATGFWRCGDELADG; encoded by the coding sequence GTGGACGACGAGACGGATGGCGCGCCCGGCCCGGGCACGCCGACCCCCGCCGCACCGGCGGACGGCGACGGCGACGGCGCCGGCTCGCCGACCCCGCCCGACCGCGACCAGGGCGAGGGCAGACGGCCACGCGGCATCCGTGGCCTGATCGCCCGCCACCGCACGCTCGCGGCCGCCGCCGCGCTCGTCGCGGTCGCGCTCGCCGGCGGGGGAGCGGTCGCGCTCGGCACCGCGCTGAGCGGACCGCCGTCGGCGGCACCCGCGCCCCTGCCCACCCCGACGGCCACGCCGACGCCCACCCCGACCCCCACGCCCGAGGCCGCGCCCGCGACCACCGAGCCGCCGGCGCGCGTGCGCACGTGCTCCGTCGCCGACCTCGCTGCCGACCCGCGCCTGGCGAACCTGCAGGCGCAGGTCATGAACGCGGCGACCGGCGAGGTGCTGTTCGACCGCGGCGGCCTGACCGCGTCGCGCACCGCGAGCGTCATGAAGGTGCTCACCTCGGCGGCGGCCCTCGCGGTCTTCGCGCCCGATCACCGCTTCGTGACCACGGTCGTGACGGGCGACGAGCCCGGCTCCGTGGTCCTCGTCGGCGGCGGCGACGTCACGCTCTCGCGCACGCCGAGCGGCAGCGAGACCGTCTACCCCGGCGCCGCGCACCTCGAGGACCTCGCCCGGCAGGTCCGCGCGGCATGGGACGCCGACCCCGCCAACCCACCGCTCACGAAGCTCGTGCTCGACGCCTCCCTGTTCGGCGGCGAGACCTGGCACGCGAGCTGGGATCCGGCCGAGCGCGAGCTCGGCTACATGCCGAACATCACCGCCCTGATGGTCGACGGCGACCGCGAGGACCCGTACGCGAACACGTCGGCGCGCAGCACCGACCCGGTCGCCCGGGCCGGCGAGGCGTTCGCCGCCGAACTCGGCGGCATCGCGTCGATCGAGCTCGGCACGGCTCCCGGCGGCGCCGCCGAGCTCGGCCGCGTCTGGTCACCGACGGTCGCGCAGCTCGTCGAGAAGTCTCTCATCGTCTCCGACAACACCGCGGCCGAGATGCTCGCGCGGCAGGTCGCGATCGAGTCCGGCACGGGGAACACGTTCGCCGCGATCGACCCGGCCGTCCGCCAGGCGCTCGCGACCTACGGCATCGCGCGCGGCGGCATCCGCGTCGTCGACGGTTCGGGCCTCTCGCCCGATAACGCGGTGCCGCCCGCCTACCTCACGCGGCTCTTCGCGAAGGTCGAGGCGCGGGACGGCGCCCTCGGCGTCATCCTCGACGGCCTCCCGGTCGCGGGCCAGAAGGGCTCCCTCTCGTACGCCGACCGCTTCGCGGGCGACAATGCGGCAGCGGATGGCGCGGTGCTCGCCAAGACGGGATGGATCACGACCGGCTACACGCTCGCGGGCATCATCCACGCCCAGGACGGCACGACGCTGACCTTCGCGATCTACGCGCTCGGCGACGTCACCGATGCGGCGAAGCAGGCGATCGACACGCTCGCGACCGGGTTCTGGCGCTGCGGGGACGAACTCGCCGACGGCTGA
- a CDS encoding isochorismatase family protein: MSRTLFIIDVQNDFTEGGALGVEGGAAVAAGITEYLAEHGEAYDLVVASRDWHHADDDNGGHFATDAAPDFVTTWPKHCMAGTPGAEYHPALDTSRVDVHIRKGQGVPAYSIFEGTDDAGASIGEVLTQHGITDVDVVGIATDYCVRASALDALEHGQHVRVLRDLVAGVAPESSEAALAELGHAGAAIVESGALPTAGAGAPEDGDGEAGTAGDRA; encoded by the coding sequence ATGAGTCGGACCCTGTTCATCATCGACGTGCAGAACGACTTCACCGAGGGCGGTGCGCTCGGCGTCGAGGGCGGTGCCGCGGTCGCCGCGGGCATCACGGAGTACCTCGCCGAGCACGGCGAGGCCTACGACCTCGTGGTCGCCTCGCGCGACTGGCACCACGCCGACGACGACAACGGCGGGCATTTCGCCACGGATGCCGCCCCCGACTTCGTCACGACCTGGCCGAAGCACTGCATGGCCGGTACGCCGGGCGCCGAGTACCACCCCGCGCTCGACACGTCGCGCGTCGACGTGCACATCCGCAAGGGCCAGGGCGTTCCCGCGTACTCGATCTTCGAGGGCACGGATGACGCGGGCGCGTCGATCGGCGAGGTGCTCACGCAGCACGGGATCACCGATGTCGACGTGGTCGGCATCGCCACCGACTACTGCGTCCGGGCGAGCGCGCTCGACGCGCTCGAGCACGGGCAGCACGTGCGCGTGCTGCGCGACCTCGTCGCCGGTGTCGCTCCCGAGTCGTCCGAGGCGGCGCTCGCCGAGCTCGGGCACGCGGGGGCCGCGATCGTGGAGTCCGGGGCGCTGCCGACCGCCGGGGCCGGCGCGCCCGAGGACGGAGACGGCGAGGCCGGCACGGCGGGGGATCGCGCGTGA
- a CDS encoding alpha/beta fold hydrolase encodes MIPSPAAAPVLHAEAGDGTLIAYRLHGDLATGDGAPPVLLVHGFASTAAVTWEGTGWVRALQDAGRAVITLDLRGHGESDKPTTGDAYAPDRLGADLVAVLDSAGARVVDVIGYSMGNRVVSALCELAPDRVRRVVVGGAGPSELFATWSLDEARAYLIDDVPPRNPLITEVLSPALRAGADREALLACIEGVQGAPLAIPGAIPVLFVAGEEDPVPRGVQQLALDWGSDLVTIPGRDHISTLTARAFKDAAIDFLA; translated from the coding sequence GTGATCCCGAGCCCGGCCGCGGCCCCCGTCCTCCACGCCGAGGCGGGCGACGGCACGCTCATCGCCTACCGCCTGCACGGCGACCTCGCGACGGGGGACGGCGCGCCGCCCGTGCTCCTCGTCCACGGGTTCGCCTCGACCGCGGCGGTGACCTGGGAGGGGACCGGCTGGGTCCGTGCGCTGCAGGATGCCGGCCGCGCGGTGATCACGCTCGACCTCCGTGGTCACGGCGAGAGCGACAAGCCGACCACGGGCGATGCCTACGCCCCCGACCGGCTGGGCGCCGACCTCGTCGCCGTGCTCGACTCCGCGGGCGCGCGCGTCGTCGACGTCATCGGCTACTCGATGGGCAACCGCGTCGTGTCGGCGCTGTGCGAGCTCGCGCCCGATCGGGTGCGCCGGGTCGTCGTCGGCGGAGCCGGGCCCTCCGAGCTCTTCGCCACATGGAGCCTCGACGAGGCTCGGGCCTACCTCATCGACGACGTGCCGCCGCGCAACCCGCTGATCACCGAGGTGCTCTCACCGGCGCTCCGGGCGGGCGCCGACCGCGAGGCGCTGCTGGCCTGCATCGAGGGCGTGCAGGGTGCGCCCCTCGCGATCCCGGGCGCGATCCCGGTGCTGTTCGTCGCCGGCGAGGAGGATCCGGTGCCGCGCGGCGTGCAGCAGCTCGCGCTCGACTGGGGCAGCGACCTCGTCACCATCCCGGGGCGCGACCACATCTCGACCCTCACGGCGCGCGCGTTCAAGGACGCGGCGATCGACTTCCTGGCCTGA
- a CDS encoding MarR family winged helix-turn-helix transcriptional regulator: MSSSNGFESSGYWYHADATRIGSVDVLNLLRRYRAADQEMRRRTRDSMGMGETDLLALRYVLKAEREGELLTPGLLARRLGISTASTTVLIDRLERSGHLARRPHPTDRRSLVVVSTTDSDDEVRQTLGRMHRAMIDLADSLDPDELRTVARFLAGMIDAVALADAGADAHGHAAAGARVPHAAS; this comes from the coding sequence GTGTCCAGTTCCAACGGCTTCGAATCGAGCGGCTATTGGTATCACGCCGATGCCACGCGCATCGGCAGCGTGGACGTGCTCAACCTGCTCCGCAGGTACCGCGCGGCCGACCAGGAGATGCGGCGTCGCACGCGCGATTCCATGGGGATGGGCGAGACCGACCTGCTCGCCCTCCGCTACGTGCTCAAGGCCGAGCGGGAGGGCGAGCTGCTGACGCCGGGCCTGCTCGCGCGCAGGCTCGGCATCTCGACGGCCTCGACCACAGTGCTCATCGACCGGCTCGAGCGCAGCGGGCACCTCGCCCGCCGGCCGCATCCGACCGACCGGCGCTCGCTCGTCGTGGTCAGCACGACCGACAGCGATGACGAGGTGCGGCAGACGCTCGGCCGCATGCACCGCGCGATGATCGACCTCGCCGACTCGCTCGATCCCGACGAGCTGCGGACGGTGGCTCGCTTCCTCGCGGGCATGATCGACGCGGTCGCACTGGCCGACGCCGGTGCCGACGCGCACGGTCACGCTGCCGCAGGCGCCCGGGTTCCGCACGCGGCGTCCTAG
- a CDS encoding glycosyltransferase family 2 protein has product MTRAWTPLVTALVPTYNGAAFITRTLDSLAAQTWPNLEILIGDDRSTDDTLEVVRRFAERHPNTRILERESNLGWLGNSNDLMANARGELLFFAFHDDVVAPTYVEALVAALRDRPGAVLAFSDMELHELDGTVTRHAFDELDGLESAMARGRVMVHRPGDWWVPNRGLFRASGFAELGGIHPNERGEYSADWTWLLGLALIGEFVRVPEVLCTKHYMSGSLSKRWPHDADQRVALQRAGIAEIRRSARLGTVQKALLAGHLRRRVLGRRLPPGIKRTFRRLGL; this is encoded by the coding sequence ATGACCCGCGCCTGGACGCCCCTCGTCACCGCGCTGGTGCCCACGTACAACGGCGCGGCGTTCATCACGCGCACGCTCGACAGCCTCGCCGCACAGACCTGGCCGAACCTGGAGATCCTGATCGGCGACGACCGCTCGACCGACGACACGCTCGAGGTCGTGCGTCGCTTCGCCGAGCGCCACCCGAACACGCGCATCCTCGAGCGCGAGTCGAACCTCGGATGGCTCGGCAACTCGAACGACCTCATGGCGAACGCGCGGGGCGAGCTGCTGTTCTTCGCCTTCCACGACGACGTGGTGGCACCGACGTACGTCGAGGCCCTCGTGGCCGCGCTGCGCGACCGGCCGGGCGCCGTCCTCGCCTTCAGCGACATGGAGCTGCACGAGCTCGACGGCACGGTGACGCGTCATGCGTTCGACGAGCTCGACGGGCTCGAGTCCGCGATGGCCCGCGGCCGGGTGATGGTGCACCGCCCGGGAGACTGGTGGGTCCCCAATCGCGGGCTCTTCCGCGCCTCGGGGTTCGCCGAGCTCGGCGGGATCCACCCCAATGAGCGCGGCGAGTACTCCGCCGACTGGACCTGGCTGCTCGGACTCGCCCTGATCGGCGAGTTCGTTCGGGTGCCCGAGGTCCTGTGCACGAAGCACTACATGTCGGGCAGCCTCTCGAAGCGCTGGCCGCACGACGCCGACCAGCGCGTCGCGCTCCAGCGTGCCGGCATCGCCGAGATCCGGCGGAGCGCCCGCCTCGGCACGGTGCAGAAGGCCCTGCTCGCGGGGCACCTGCGGCGGCGCGTGCTCGGTCGCCGGCTCCCGCCCGGCATCAAGCGGACATTCCGACGCCTCGGCCTCTGA
- a CDS encoding NAD(P)/FAD-dependent oxidoreductase, protein MGAADLSRRRCGAHRVRRRPVRGRRVRARGARRAGDRAVRRVRAAVLGAGIMGSSVAIHLARRGVEVTIIDREPAPMAAASRWNEGKIHLGYIYGADPTLATAQHLLTGGLQFAERLRELVEEDLDGHATTEDDIYLVHRDSVVGPDLLRARFEAVSGLVREHPDAARYLVDVSDARATAIPPSELAELTGPEIVAGYRVPERSVETRWVADRLTAVLASQAGVTQRLGTTVVGVERRGDAVDAWRVNTADGAHEDVDVVVNALWSGRLPIDVTAGLTPQRPWTHRYRLCLFVRTRTVQEMPSALVAVGPFGDVKNYNGRDFYLSWYPVGLVAQSDGLELATPPTPTGAGAEAFAARVRAALEPIMPGVGAVLDDAESVVVHGGFVFARGAGALDDPRSGLHRRDRYGVERLGTYFSVDTGKYSTAPWLARELAEEIAGPAGRAR, encoded by the coding sequence GTGGGCGCAGCAGACCTATCTCGACGACGGTGCGGCGCTCATCGTGTTCGCCGACGGCCGGTACGAGGCCGACGAGTACGCGCACGAGGCGCCCGGCGGGCCGGAGACCGCGCGGTGAGGCGGGTTCGCGCAGCCGTCCTCGGTGCGGGCATCATGGGCAGCTCGGTGGCGATCCACCTCGCGCGCCGCGGCGTCGAGGTGACGATCATCGATCGGGAGCCCGCACCCATGGCGGCCGCCAGCCGGTGGAACGAGGGCAAGATCCACCTCGGGTACATCTACGGCGCCGACCCCACGCTCGCCACGGCGCAGCACCTGCTGACCGGCGGCCTGCAGTTCGCCGAGCGGCTGCGCGAGCTCGTCGAGGAGGACCTCGACGGCCACGCGACGACCGAGGACGACATCTACCTGGTGCACCGCGACTCCGTCGTGGGTCCCGACCTGCTCCGGGCGCGGTTCGAGGCAGTGAGCGGGCTCGTCCGCGAGCATCCGGATGCCGCGCGCTACCTGGTCGACGTCTCCGACGCCCGCGCGACCGCCATCCCGCCGTCCGAGCTGGCCGAGCTCACCGGCCCCGAGATCGTGGCCGGGTACCGCGTGCCCGAGCGCTCCGTCGAGACGCGGTGGGTGGCGGATCGGCTCACCGCCGTACTCGCGTCGCAGGCCGGCGTCACGCAACGACTCGGCACGACCGTCGTCGGCGTGGAGCGACGGGGCGACGCGGTCGACGCCTGGCGCGTGAACACCGCCGACGGCGCGCACGAGGACGTCGACGTCGTGGTGAACGCCCTGTGGAGCGGACGGTTGCCGATCGACGTGACCGCCGGACTCACGCCGCAGCGGCCGTGGACCCACCGCTACCGGCTGTGCCTGTTCGTTCGCACGCGCACCGTGCAGGAGATGCCGAGCGCGCTCGTGGCCGTCGGCCCGTTCGGCGACGTGAAGAACTACAACGGCCGCGACTTCTACCTCTCCTGGTACCCGGTGGGCCTCGTGGCCCAGTCGGACGGGCTGGAACTCGCGACGCCGCCTACGCCCACCGGTGCCGGCGCGGAGGCGTTCGCGGCCCGCGTGCGGGCGGCGCTCGAGCCGATCATGCCCGGCGTGGGTGCGGTGCTCGACGACGCCGAATCGGTCGTGGTGCACGGCGGCTTCGTCTTCGCGCGCGGCGCGGGGGCGCTCGACGACCCCCGCTCCGGGCTGCACCGCCGCGACCGCTACGGCGTCGAGCGGCTCGGCACGTACTTCTCGGTCGACACGGGCAAGTACTCCACCGCGCCGTGGCTGGCGCGCGAGCTCGCCGAGGAGATCGCCGGCCCCGCGGGACGGGCCCGATGA
- a CDS encoding sugar 3,4-ketoisomerase, which yields MPTERTPLLDGMVRVLELDRFRDERGSLVPLTFDDLGFRVVRTFVVDAPRGAVRGGHAHRRVRQVLFRASGTIELELRRDGQLARLTLDEEHPAVLIEAGVWAQQTYLDDGAALIVFADGRYEADEYAHEAPGGPETAR from the coding sequence ATGCCGACCGAACGAACCCCGCTCCTCGACGGGATGGTGCGAGTCCTCGAACTCGACCGCTTCCGCGACGAGCGGGGTTCGCTCGTTCCACTCACGTTCGACGACCTCGGGTTCCGGGTGGTCCGCACCTTCGTGGTCGACGCGCCGCGCGGCGCCGTCCGCGGCGGTCACGCGCACCGGCGCGTGCGGCAGGTGCTCTTCCGCGCGAGCGGCACGATCGAGCTCGAGCTCCGCCGCGACGGGCAGCTCGCCCGGCTGACCCTCGACGAGGAGCATCCCGCCGTGCTGATCGAAGCGGGCGTGTGGGCGCAGCAGACCTATCTCGACGACGGTGCGGCGCTCATCGTGTTCGCCGACGGCCGGTACGAGGCCGACGAGTACGCGCACGAGGCGCCCGGCGGGCCGGAGACCGCGCGGTGA
- the hpaD gene encoding 3,4-dihydroxyphenylacetate 2,3-dioxygenase: MTNRDDKTLTSSGFYVSQEAPIHTDDPIPTPSAPAPDILRCAYMELVVTDLARSRAFYVDVLGLTVTEEDEETVYLRSLEEFIHHNLVLRKGPVAAVAAFSYRVRTPEDLDTAVAFYTELGCRVERRAEGFTKGIGDSVRVEDPLGFPYEFFHDVEHVERLAWRYDLYTPGALVRLDHFNQVTPDVPRATKFMQDLGFRVTEDIQDEEGTVYAAWMRRKPTVHDTAMTGGDGPRMHHVAFSTHEKHNILAICDKLGALRQSDRIERGPGRHGVSNAFYLYLRDPDGHRVEIYTQDYYTGDPDNPVVTWDVHDNQRRDWWGNPVVPSWYTEASLVLDLDGNPKEVVARTDASEMAVTIGADGFSYTRQGEGEESMPEWKQGEYKLGHQL; the protein is encoded by the coding sequence ATGACCAACCGCGACGACAAGACGCTGACCTCCTCGGGCTTCTACGTGAGCCAGGAGGCGCCCATCCACACCGACGACCCCATCCCGACCCCGTCGGCGCCGGCCCCCGACATCCTGCGCTGCGCCTACATGGAGCTCGTGGTGACCGACCTCGCACGCTCGCGCGCGTTCTACGTCGACGTGCTCGGCCTGACCGTGACCGAGGAGGACGAGGAGACCGTCTACCTCCGCTCGCTCGAGGAGTTCATCCACCACAACCTCGTGCTGCGCAAGGGCCCCGTCGCCGCGGTGGCCGCGTTCAGCTACCGCGTGCGCACTCCCGAGGACCTCGACACGGCCGTCGCGTTCTACACCGAGCTCGGCTGCCGCGTCGAGCGTCGCGCCGAGGGCTTCACGAAGGGCATCGGCGACTCGGTGCGCGTCGAGGACCCGCTGGGCTTCCCGTACGAGTTCTTCCACGACGTCGAGCACGTCGAGCGCCTCGCGTGGCGCTACGACCTGTACACGCCGGGCGCGCTCGTGCGGCTCGACCACTTCAACCAGGTCACCCCGGATGTCCCGCGCGCCACGAAGTTCATGCAGGACCTCGGCTTCCGGGTGACCGAGGACATCCAGGACGAGGAGGGCACGGTGTACGCCGCGTGGATGCGCCGCAAGCCCACCGTGCACGACACCGCCATGACCGGTGGCGACGGCCCCCGCATGCACCACGTCGCGTTCTCGACCCACGAGAAGCACAACATCCTCGCCATCTGCGACAAGCTCGGCGCGCTCCGCCAGAGCGACCGCATCGAGCGCGGCCCCGGACGTCACGGAGTCTCGAACGCGTTCTACCTCTACCTGCGCGACCCCGACGGCCACCGCGTCGAGATCTACACGCAGGACTACTACACCGGCGACCCCGACAACCCCGTGGTCACCTGGGACGTGCACGACAACCAGCGCCGCGACTGGTGGGGCAACCCGGTCGTGCCCTCGTGGTACACCGAGGCCTCGCTGGTGCTCGACCTCGACGGGAACCCCAAGGAGGTCGTCGCGCGCACCGACGCGAGCGAGATGGCCGTGACAATCGGCGCCGACGGCTTCTCGTACACGCGCCAGGGCGAGGGCGAGGAATCGATGCCGGAGTGGAAGCAGGGCGAGTACAAGCTCGGCCACCAGCTCTGA